A region from the Arthrobacter roseus genome encodes:
- a CDS encoding glycosyltransferase family 4 protein: MTATVRDHLQDDPLVLVLLVSRRLPGRIARAVAPVISRLGHAAKNPVALALSGLISGDSLAVKETIGSDSFGSPRRNRLLAEIALAADLPECADQLMSRIPAGTAGLAGTIARRYWYDGRMTAAVAAVSGVKGQRTFANRLRSELKVFQGWSPSVVPVENYTPKPASMLYVLTNSLPHTESGYAQRSHSVLLALRDLGWSVNAVTRLGYPVQVGKIAAKRLDTVDGIDYYRPLPARLANGMDQRLQQQAELLLELCLKLRPAVLHTTTHFVNSLVVRTVAKALGIPWVYEVRGQLADTWASRRSPSALRSERYRLFNDREAEVSQTADLVLTLGEAMKRRLTNQGVKPENVLLYPNAVGDEFLKDPIDARDARTTLGLPEGGMFVGTVSSLVDYEGLDTLLRAVALLAPDHPDLHCLVVGQGAAAPSLRSLASELGIESRTIFTGRVRRDQAHLYHQALDVFVLPRKDTDVTRAVTPLKPVEAMASGRPVIFSDLEALREIVVDGLSGTSVHPDDPAALAEAISGYLSDPQLRRTHGSAGRSEVMASRTWASGTQALTEAYQNLGVMSA, encoded by the coding sequence ATGACGGCGACGGTCCGTGATCATCTGCAGGATGATCCACTCGTGTTGGTCCTGCTGGTTTCGCGTCGTCTGCCGGGGCGTATCGCTCGCGCTGTGGCACCCGTCATCTCTCGCCTCGGCCATGCGGCCAAAAACCCAGTGGCTTTGGCGTTGTCCGGCCTTATCTCCGGAGATTCGCTGGCTGTCAAGGAGACCATCGGATCAGATTCGTTCGGTTCTCCTCGCCGCAACAGGTTGCTCGCAGAAATCGCGTTGGCTGCCGATCTGCCCGAATGTGCTGATCAACTGATGTCCCGCATTCCCGCTGGTACCGCAGGGCTCGCCGGAACCATCGCACGCCGGTACTGGTACGACGGCCGGATGACCGCTGCCGTTGCCGCCGTCTCCGGAGTGAAGGGGCAGCGTACTTTCGCCAACCGGCTCCGAAGTGAACTGAAGGTCTTTCAGGGCTGGTCTCCCAGCGTTGTCCCGGTCGAAAATTACACTCCGAAGCCCGCCAGCATGCTCTATGTACTGACAAATTCTTTGCCTCATACGGAGAGCGGATATGCGCAACGAAGCCATTCCGTACTTCTGGCTCTGCGAGATCTCGGCTGGTCCGTCAACGCCGTTACCCGTCTTGGGTATCCGGTTCAGGTGGGCAAGATTGCTGCAAAACGCCTAGACACAGTGGATGGCATCGACTACTACCGGCCCCTGCCGGCACGCCTTGCCAACGGAATGGACCAGCGTCTCCAGCAGCAGGCAGAGCTATTGCTGGAATTGTGCCTGAAACTACGACCAGCGGTTCTTCACACGACTACGCATTTTGTCAACAGTCTGGTGGTGCGGACAGTGGCGAAAGCCCTGGGCATACCGTGGGTTTACGAAGTCCGGGGGCAGCTGGCAGATACGTGGGCTTCCCGGCGATCCCCTTCTGCCCTTCGCAGTGAGCGTTATAGGCTCTTCAATGACCGTGAAGCAGAGGTCAGCCAGACGGCGGACCTGGTCCTTACACTGGGAGAAGCCATGAAGCGGCGTCTGACCAACCAGGGTGTGAAACCAGAAAACGTACTGCTGTATCCGAACGCCGTGGGAGATGAGTTTCTGAAGGATCCGATCGACGCTCGCGACGCGCGAACCACCCTGGGTCTCCCGGAAGGTGGAATGTTTGTTGGCACGGTGAGCTCTCTGGTGGATTACGAGGGGCTGGACACGCTCCTGCGCGCCGTCGCGTTGCTGGCTCCGGACCATCCCGACCTCCATTGCCTCGTAGTGGGCCAAGGCGCTGCAGCACCATCTTTGCGGTCGCTGGCCTCCGAGCTCGGGATTGAAAGTCGGACCATTTTCACCGGCCGCGTTCGCCGTGATCAGGCCCACCTCTATCACCAGGCACTGGACGTATTTGTCCTACCCCGTAAGGACACCGACGTCACCCGAGCTGTCACGCCACTGAAGCCCGTTGAAGCAATGGCGAGCGGGCGTCCTGTGATCTTCAGTGACCTCGAGGCTCTCCGCGAGATTGTTGTGGACGGGCTTTCAGGGACATCAGTACACCCGGACGATCCTGCTGCTCTGGCGGAAGCCATCTCCGGTTATCTGAGTGATCCTCAGTTGCGCAGGACACACGGAAGCGCTGGCCGTAGCGAGGTTATGGCTTCACGCACGTGGGCCTCCGGGACACAGGCATTGACAGAGGCTTACCAGAACCTTGGGGTGATGAGCGCATGA